In the genome of Cyanobacteria bacterium GSL.Bin1, the window AATGACATTATCGCCAGCAGAAATCGTTAATGTATTCTCGAATTCTTCTTCCAGTTGATCAATAATGGCTGCAAAGTTGGGGGCATTATCAATAGCGTCAACGCCGCCTTCCAGGTCAGAAGCATGGAAGAGTTGCAGGGTAAAAGATTCAGAAGGGTCTTCTGAGGGATCAGAGGGGTCTTCCTGGCCGATATCTGCAATATTATATAAGGTCGTTGTGCCACTGACTTCATTCCCAACTGCTAGTAACGGATTACCATTGGGACTTTCTTCAGCAGAGATAAAGTTAAAGCCTTCGGGTCCTAAATCGCGAGCTTGAGAAAGTTGCTCTTGCGTAGGGTTCGGATCGCCTTCGTCATCAGTATCAAATTGAACCGAGAAGTCGCGGTTGTTGAGGTATTGAACAAACTGAGGGTCAGTGGGATTAGAAACGTTATAAACCATGATGCCGCCAACGCGCTCTAACCCAATGAAGGCGTAGGGAGTACCGCCAATTACCCCCGTGGCAACCGCTTCGGGTTCGGGTCCTTTGTCTGAACTGCGGTCATCGAAGGAGTCGTTTTCGTCATTGGTGGTATTAAAGCCTTCTGGGATTTGCTCGGCAACAATGCGCTCAAAGTCTTCTCCGCTGTCAAAGACCAATTCACCGGCTTCATTAAAGATGGAGAAGGAGCGACCGCCAAAGCTGTGGAGTTGCTCAATCAAACCATCCTCATCGACATCACCCGTAGAATTAGTGAGCAGGAGATTGCCGAGTTGATCAGAGGTATTGAAATCAGCAAACGGTAAATCATCGGCTGCGTCAGCTTCGCCATCATTATTGAGGTCTAATAAGCCTTCTTCTTGTAAATCACCGAGGGTTGCTTCTTCGCTGAAGCCATCGTAGTCGCGAGAATCCCCTTCATTGGCGGTAATGATGAAGGTTTCATCGTTGGTTTCAAATGTCGCGATCGCGTCGGGTTGGAGCATTCCGAAGGTCGGGACATTCTGAATATTAATTTCACCATTGGCACTCGGATCAATTTTGTTTCCGATTTGAGAATGATCCTTAAAGCCAAGAGGTAAGATGTCTGTTACTGCACCAGCATTGAGGTCAACAACAGCAAAGGCATTGTTTTCTTGAAGCGCAACATAAGCGGTGCTGCTATCAGGGCTAACGGTGATATATTCCGGTTCTAAGTCCTGAGCAACCGTTGCATCCGGTCCAAAGATACGAACACCGCTTGCTTCTAAAGCCTCTTGTTGGTCGTTAAAGGCAGTGAAGCCTGCATTGGTTACAGTTGCATTTTCTACTCCACCGGAAATATCAATGATGCTAACGGAACCTTCAGGATCGGTTTCATAGTCGTCACTGGGTTCGCCTTCATTGGCAGTTAACACTTTAGAACCATCAGGGCTAAAGGTAACCATATCTGGCAGAACGCCGACCTCTACGCTGTTCAGCTCATTGCCATCGCTATCAAAGAAGACGACTTGTCCCTTGGCATCAACCGCTTCGCCTGCAATGGCAACTGCAACAATCCCATTATTGACAGCAACACTGTTGGCACTATCGCCAAAGGCAGTCGCATCAATTTGGTCAATACGGGTTGGACTAGTCGGATCGCTGACATCAAGGATATCAACCGTGGTGGCATCAGAATTGACCACAAAGAGGCGTTGGGTTTCTGCATCATAAGCGACAATTTCTGCTGCCCCTTCATCAAAGACACCCGTTTCAAATGTTCCAGCAACAGAGAGTTCTAATTCATTGGAAGGTTGAGGCACTTCCGGTTCAGGTTCTTCAACCATGTCACTAACGCTGAACAGTGTCGTTGTGCCACTGACTTCGTTACCCACAGCGAGTAATGCCTCACCACTGGGGCTCTCTTCAGCAGAGATAAAGTCAAAGCCTTCCGGTCCTAAATCACCCACTTCCGGATTGACAGTCCCATCTTCTAACTGTGCAGGAATGGGGTTGCCGTCTGCATCGCGGAAGGTTCGGTTATTGACGTATTGAACAAATTCGGGGTCGCTGGGATTCGATAATTCGTAAACCATAATTCCACCGACACGCTCTAAACCGATAAAGGCATAAGTTGTCCCCTCAACAACACCGGTAATAATGGCTTCTGGTTCCGGTCCTTTCGCATCACTACGGGAATCAAAAGAGTCGTTTTCCGTGTTATCGGAGTTGAAATCATTAGGGAGTTGCTCTGCTGTGATGCGCTCAAATTCATCTCCACTATCAAAAACGAGATTCCCAAATTCATCAAAAATGGAGAAGGAACGACCACCAAAATTATGGAGTTGTTCTATTAAGCCATCCTCATCGATATCACCGGTAGCGTTAGTAAAATCAAGTGCTCCCAGCCGATCTTCTGCTAGGAGATCATTTAAGGTTTCTCCTGGGACAACTTCATCGGTGAAAGCATCAGGACGATTATCGTCATTGAGGTCGAGGAAGCTTTCTGGTGCGCCTCGCTCTAACTGACCGCGAATTTCGCCAGCCGGAAATTCTTCTGTGTGAATATTCCAGTAGAAGTCCAATTCTTGTTCAAAGCCAGCATCACTAACTTGATCGGCAAACTCTTCTAGATCAGTTTCGCCATCGCCGCTATCCCAAGTGCCAGAAATCGTCACCGAGCCATCATCATTGAGGGTAAATTCGCGATCGTCGATATCATCATCAGGGCTAATGACACCAAAGATGACTGGACCATTCTCACCACGAGGAGCGCCATGGATGTGCATGAGGGTAACATCATCGCCCTCATCGTCAGGAGTTTGAGGTGTTCCGTCTAAGAATTCTCCAAAGTCTAAATCATCAACAGTGACCTTATAATCAAAGGCGGTTGCTGAGGGATTGAAGCTCATGGTTGCGGTTCCTGTGGCTTCAGTATTAACAGGAGGAACTTCTTGATCGCCAGTTAATGTTGCCGTAATCGGAGTCGCGTTAACCGCTAAGTCATCAAGACCCACTTCTTCAATTAAACCGGGATCACCTTCATATTCTCGGGCATCTCCTTCATTGGCAGTGATAATAAAATTTTGTCCCTCCACTTCAAAGCTGGCAATGGCATCTGGCTGCAGCATTCCAAAGGAAGGAATATTTTGCAAGTTAATGCCATCTTCATCACTGGCATCAAGTTGATTGCTCTTGTCGAAGGAGATAATACCGAGGCTGGTATCTTTTTCTTCCGGTTCAAAGTCGTTGTCGTTAAGAACCGCTAAAGAACCATCATCAAGGAGGGCAATTCCTTCGGGCTTGTCGCTAGGAAGATAACCCAAGGAAGGAAGGTTGGTGACTTCCACCTTGCTCACGGGACGGATGCCTTCTGCAACTAGCTCATCAGGGGTTAACTGTTCTAAGGTTGTATCGTCAGGCAAGCTGAGTGCATCTTCTCCGAGGAGGTTAGTCGCACCAGAAAGGTTAATTTCATAAACGACTTTGTTACTCGTGGATTCTGTCCCAGAGTCACGTTCAACCACAAAGAATTTACCATTACCGGCAAAGGTGGCTGCCCCAATTTTGTCGATGTTGCCTTCGCTAAAGGCTGGTTTTTCGAGGAGATAGACATACTCGGCAACAGGGTGTCCAGTTGCAGGGTCAATCCCTAAAATCCGAATGACTTGAGAATCAGCAGAAACATCAGCGTTAAATTCACCCGTACCATCGGTTCCCAATGGCGTTTGGATGAAAGCATAAAGAATTCCTGCTTCTGTATCTAAGGAAACTGCTTCAAAGCCACGACCATCTCGTGCGCTGAGGTAGGCTTCAGGGAGCGTTTCGCTACCAAACGTTACATTATCAGTGGTATCCGGATCAGTGCCTTTAGGGACAAAGCGATTAATTAGCGTTCCATGTTGGTTAAAGTGGTAAATGGAAGGACGATATTCATCCACTGCCCAAAATGTTTCATCGGCAGGGTTAACCACTATGCCTTCCAAATCAGCCCCAAAGGGATCAAAATCAAGCGGTTCTCCCTCTGCATTGACAGGTTGAAGACCATCGTCATCTCCTTCTAAATTGGGTAATCCAGTGAGAGGAATCGTGCCCCCATTACCATCAGGACGATTAAGAGAAATGGTTTCTTTAAAGCTAATCTCTCCTGTTTCTTGGTTAAATTCAAAGCGATAGAGCGTTGGCTGATGATCAGGCAGCTGATACTGGGTAACGTCATCATTGCCATCATTATTAGTGTCTTCGCTTGTTGAAGGACCAATATCAGGATGAGTGATAAATTTTAAATTACCGTTGTCTGCAATACCCTCAAAAAATAAACCCGATAGTCCACCGAGAGGAACATCAGAGGCACCTTCAGGGGTTAATAGAGGATTGGCTGCGAGCAGTTCATTACTCAGTTCAAATTGTTCAAGAGTCGGTAAGCCTTTACTTTGGTCTTTAAAGCCTAGAGGCAAAACATCAACGACTGTTCCAAAATCAGGATTGACTTCGAGCTCATCGTCTTCATTCAGAAGGGTTTCTCGTAGATCAACAACCGCGAAGGCATTATTTTCTTGCAGAGAGACATAGGCATAATTATTATCAGGAGTAACGGTAATATATTCCGGTTCTAAATCCTGAGCAACAGTTGCATTGGGTCCAAAAATCCTTACCCCACGATTAATCAGGGCTGCTTTTTGAGCATTAAAAGCAGTAAAGTTAGCATTATCAACGGTTGCGTTTTCTAACCCAGCTGAAATATCGATAATGCTCACTGATCCTTCAGGATCAACAGTATAATCATCACTAGGTTCCCCTTCGTTGGCAACTAAGATTTTGGTTCCATCCGGACTAAACGTTACCATGTCCGGCAGAACACCTACTTCTGCTAAAAGCTGAAGATTGCCATCAGTATCAAAAAGAGCAACTTTTCCATTCGCATCAACTGCTTCGGCTTCAATTGCCACTGCAACAATGCCATTCTTGACAGCAACACTGTTTGCTC includes:
- a CDS encoding CHRD domain-containing protein, which translates into the protein MSTIHEVQGVGHRSPFVGEVVTVEGVIVTAVLDDGFYIQDPSGDRDPRTSDGIFVFTDSLPTVSVGDKVNVTGEVSEFQPGGEANRNLTTTQFAFPDTIEVVSEGNPLPTPVLIGEGGRIPPSENIDGDAFAEFNPDEAGIDFFESLEGMLVTAQNPVAIGPTNRFGEIFTVVDNGEAATEISDRGTLNISPDDFNPERVQIDYDSDLLPDFDFPQVNVGTQLKDVTGVVGYSFGNFEILPTQAFSATPSELEPETSAIATKEGNLTLASYNVLNLDPNDEDGEDTDVADGRFERIATQIVDNLNSPDVIGLQEIQDNDGEMVSDVSAADVTLQTLVDAIAAAGGPTYKFIDTPGIVPAFANEAGEIVRPTGGAPGGNIRNAFLFNPERVNLVEGSVEPLTDPQAQAENPDNPFFGSRIPLRATFELNGEEVTVINNHFSSKGGSSGILGLDQPFEELQNGAKKGLPQEVLDNLPAADRFVNGSYNERAAQAEAVKAYVDSLDVDNIVALGDFNEFEFVDPIQETLGSSLNNLIETIPENERYSFIFQGNSQVLDHIFVSDNLTETAEFDIVHTNAEFTDPASDHEPLVASVNLSRDNDMAIELNPIGTFETGVFDEGAAEIVAYDAQTQRLFVVNSDATTIDALDLSDPTNPTRIFQIDATQFGDGANSVAVKNGIVAVAIEAEAVDANGKVALFDTDGNLQLLAEVGVLPDMVTFSPDGTKILVANEGEPSDDYTVDPEGSVSIIDISAGLENATVDNANFTAFNAQKAALINRGVRIFGPNATVAQDLEPEYITVTPDNNYAYVSLQENNAFAVVDLRETLLNEDDELEVNPDFGTVVDVLPLGFKDQSKGLPTLEQFELSNELLAANPLLTPEGASDVPLGGLSGLFFEGIADNGNLKFITHPDIGPSTSEDTNNDGNDDVTQYQLPDHQPTLYRFEFNQETGEISFKETISLNRPDGNGGTIPLTGLPNLEGDDDGLQPVNAEGEPLDFDPFGADLEGIVVNPADETFWAVDEYRPSIYHFNQHGTLINRFVPKGTDPDTTDNVTFGSETLPEAYLSARDGRGFEAVSLDTEAGILYAFIQTPLGTDGTGEFNADVSADSQVIRILGIDPATGHPVAEYVYLLEKPAFSEGNIDKIGAATFAGNGKFFVVERDSGTESTSNKVVYEINLSGATNLLGEDALSLPDDTTLEQLTPDELVAEGIRPVSKVEVTNLPSLGYLPSDKPEGIALLDDGSLAVLNDNDFEPEEKDTSLGIISFDKSNQLDASDEDGINLQNIPSFGMLQPDAIASFEVEGQNFIITANEGDAREYEGDPGLIEEVGLDDLAVNATPITATLTGDQEVPPVNTEATGTATMSFNPSATAFDYKVTVDDLDFGEFLDGTPQTPDDEGDDVTLMHIHGAPRGENGPVIFGVISPDDDIDDREFTLNDDGSVTISGTWDSGDGETDLEEFADQVSDAGFEQELDFYWNIHTEEFPAGEIRGQLERGAPESFLDLNDDNRPDAFTDEVVPGETLNDLLAEDRLGALDFTNATGDIDEDGLIEQLHNFGGRSFSIFDEFGNLVFDSGDEFERITAEQLPNDFNSDNTENDSFDSRSDAKGPEPEAIITGVVEGTTYAFIGLERVGGIMVYELSNPSDPEFVQYVNNRTFRDADGNPIPAQLEDGTVNPEVGDLGPEGFDFISAEESPSGEALLAVGNEVSGTTTLFSVSDMVEEPEPEVPQPSNELELSVAGTFETGVFDEGAAEIVAYDAETQRLFVVNSDATTVDILDVSDPTSPTRIDQIDATAFGDSANSVAVNNGIVAVAIAGEAVDAKGQVVFFDSDGNELNSVEVGVLPDMVTFSPDGSKVLTANEGEPSDDYETDPEGSVSIIDISGGVENATVTNAGFTAFNDQQEALEASGVRIFGPDATVAQDLEPEYITVSPDSSTAYVALQENNAFAVVDLNAGAVTDILPLGFKDHSQIGNKIDPSANGEINIQNVPTFGMLQPDAIATFETNDETFIITANEGDSRDYDGFSEEATLGDLQEEGLLDLNNDGEADAADDLPFADFNTSDQLGNLLLTNSTGDVDEDGLIEQLHSFGGRSFSIFNEAGELVFDSGEDFERIVAEQIPEGFNTTNDENDSFDDRSSDKGPEPEAVATGVIGGTPYAFIGLERVGGIMVYNVSNPTDPQFVQYLNNRDFSVQFDTDDEGDPNPTQEQLSQARDLGPEGFNFISAEESPNGNPLLAVGNEVSGTTTLYNIADIGQEDPSDPSEDPSESFTLQLFHASDLEGGVDAIDNAPNFAAIIDQLEEEFENTLTISAGDNVIPGPFFNAALFAEDQVLNDAANTLFGLPNDVNGDGQPEQYESLAGDRGRIDMSIMNAIGFDASAIGNHEFDAGSDALASFIGPALEEAGLADDEWLGTQLPYLSANLNFSNNESLSSLATDQILSDREFVTGPEESFLEEITPRIAPAAIFERGGEQIGVVGATTPLLQELSSPGDTEIVGPNENNVQALADVLQPVIDNIADQGVNKIILTTHLQQIALEQELIGELSGVDIVIAGGSDTLLADETDTLRPGDEADDNYPLLTENADGDPAAIVSSAGEYSYVGRLVAEFDANGVLVPESIDPEISGAFATTEDIVTEVSGDTDPFAEGTKGAEVQNLVNSVEAIVNEQDGNLFGQTEVFLDGRREEVRTEETNLGNLTADANLATAQAEDESVVVSIKNGGGIRAPIGEVGDNGELLPPQANPDTGKEDGQISQLDLVNSLRFNNGLTLLTVTRSELEQLVEHGVAGTAPGNTPGQFPQVGGLEFSFDPTQSAIEFNDDGSLVTDGDRLQSLAITDENGEPVDVIVENGELVGNPDEEIRLVTLNFLADGGDGYPFDDFGENRLDLVDSEAERTGEATFADDGSEQDALAEFLVENFPIGGNTAFDEAETAPAEDERIVNLSVQNGEVEPPESPDSPDSPVLEEPGVFDLTNENVFGPAGEVVTANLVSEVISLGVFNNLVGFYSVADEAGGIDTDDDDIVDLTPGEDGYTEAALANAKDAILKEGQTGSIELTSGEIVVPFLLAQGGDLDEIPAELPAGVQAYFPYIAANADGVDHFRLLSDNSLGIEDLAGGGDQDFNDLVFQLDFA